The following proteins are co-located in the Castanea sativa cultivar Marrone di Chiusa Pesio chromosome 8, ASM4071231v1 genome:
- the LOC142606375 gene encoding uncharacterized protein LOC142606375, with product MSLFAWNCRGLGSSLAVRILTYEVKAKDPTLVFLAEMKAGVSRMKGIQWKLEHMQGLSSPTMVGVGALHCYGKRAPTLDLRATRTHMLMWWFTACSPRTHGVPPDSSKRDISWKLLDALRNQCDMPWVVFGDFNKIVHPDEKLGGADRDAGQMEAFRDCLNRCGLCGLGFVGQKFTWCNGCFGAQ from the coding sequence ATGAGTCTGTTCGCATGGAACTGTCGAGGATTGGGGTCGTCCCTGGCGGTTCGCATTCTCACCTACGAGGTGAAAGCGAAAGACCCCACTTTGGTCTTCTTGGCAGAAATGAAGGCTGGAGTTAGTCGGATGAAGGGAATTCAATGGAAGCTAGAGCATATGCAGGGGTTATCGTCCCCAACGATGGTAGGAGTGGGGGCATTGCACTGCTATGGAAAGAGGGCACCGACGTTAGATTTAAGAGCTACTCGAACTCACATGTTGATGTGGTGGTTCACAGCGTGCTCTCCCCGGACCCATGGTGTGCCACCAGATTCGAGTAAAAGAGATATTTCATGGAAGTTATTAGATGCCCTCCGAAATCAATGTGACATGCCGTGGGTTGTCTTCGGAGATTTCAACAAAATAGTGCACCCCGACGAAAAGCTTGGAGGAGCAGATAGAGATGCAGGACAAATGGAGGCCTTCAGGGATTGTCTCAATAGATGTGGACTGTGTGGCCTTGGTTTTGTTGGGCAAAAGTTCACATGGTGCAATGGTTGCTTTGGAGCTCAATGA
- the LOC142606374 gene encoding uncharacterized protein LOC142606374, with translation MAIKLDMSKAYDRVKWGYLEAVMGKMGFHERWIELMRMCISTDRWIPTSKSFKVVSPRTSVLDSEKVSCLIDKELRTWDPNKVKSYFLPHEAEVILGIPISPRLPLDSLIWAWTPTGHFFVKSAYKVAQKWLKEGKASAESGGSSDNTRLRTMWKEIWKLNCPKKIKQFMWRSCKNILPTKHRLKSKGIITADECDFCGLSETSGHTLWGCKFAAKVWGTTRLKLPFIQNTPKDFIDIVWTMRQVKSEMDWELFATTA, from the exons ATGGCCATAAAGCTCGATATGAGTAAGGCTTATGACAGAGTGAAATGGGGATACTTGGAGGCGGTTATGGGTAAGATGGGATTCCATGAGAGATGGATTGAATTAATGAGGATGTGTATTAGCACT GATAGATGGATTCCTACCTCGAAGTCTTTCAAGGTGGTCAGCCCGAGAACCTCAGTGCTTGACTCAGAAAAGGTGTCTTGCCTCATCGATAAGGAGTTGAGAACATGGGACCCAAACAAGGTTAAAAGCTACTTCCTTCCCCATGAGGCCGAGGTAATCCTTGGCATCCCCATCAGCCCTCGCCTCCCACTTGATTCTCTAATTTGGGCATGGACTCCTACGGGTCACTTCTTTGTTAAAAGCGCGTATAAAGTAGCTCAAAAGTGGTTGAAGGAAGGCAAGGCTAGTGCTGAAAGTGGTGGTAGTTCTGATAATACAAGATTGAGAACAATGTGGAAAGAGATATGGAAACTTAATTGCccgaaaaaaataaaacaattcatGTGGAGGTCATGCAAAAACATCCTTCCAACCAAGCACCGTTTGAAGTCAAAAGGAATTATCACGGCAGATGAGTGTGATTTCTGTGGATTGAGTGAAACCTCAGGCCACACATTATGGGGGTGCAAGTTTGCTGCTAAAGTATGGGGCACGACAAGGCTCAAGCTGCCATTTATCCAGAACACACCGAAGGATTTTATTGATATTGTTTGGACGATGAGGCAAGTTAAATCTGAGATGGATTGGGAGCTCTTTGCAACAACAGCCTAG
- the LOC142606373 gene encoding uncharacterized protein LOC142606373 has product MDGATFKDFGYCGIGAVIRNDRGQNLWNHRNLIRHGGQRKESNKIAKEAAKYIKEVRQDDIPKANPPHTTLATWSPPRQGFYKLNVDGATFKDFGYCGIGAVIRNDRGQVMGAMCKRTELPLKALETEAVAVEKGILLAWDLGLKDIVIESDSMVVTSAFSKATSPPWSIQKVLEGTHQSLSWFNNWSVAHFNRNGNRAAHMLARSAKSVLGSVIWVEDTPPPQLSQSNCSMM; this is encoded by the exons ATGGATGGAGCAACATTTAAGGATTTTGGCTACTGTGGGATAGGGGCTGTAATCAGAAATGATCGGGGTCAA AACTTATGGAACCACAGAAACCTCATCAGGCATGGAGGGCAACGTAAAGAGTCAAACAAGATTGCCAAGGAAGCAGCTAAGTACATCAAGGAGGTTAGACAAGATGACATTCCTAAGGCAAACCCCCCACACACCACCCTTGCTACCTGGTCCCCACCGAGGCAGGGCTTTTACAAGTTAAACGTGGATGGAGCAACATTTAAGGATTTTGGCTACTGTGGGATAGGGGCTGTAATCAGAAATGATCGGGGTCAAGTAATGGGGGCAATGTGTAAGAGGACTGAGCTCCCTTTGAAGGCACTGGAGACTGAGGCTGTGGCTGTGGAAAAAGGAATCCTTCTTGCTTGGGATTTGGGATTGAAAGATATTGTTATAGAGAGCGATTCAATGGTGGTGACCTCAGCTTTTTCAAAGGCTACCTCTCCACCGTGGTCCATTCAGAAGGTGCTGGAAGGAACTCATCAAAGCCTAAGCTGGTTTAACAATTGGAGTGTGGCCCATTTTAACAGAAATGGCAACAGAGCAGCTCACATGCTGGCTAGAAGTGCTAAGTCTGTCCTAGGCAGTGTTATTTGGGTGGAggataccccccccccccaattatCACAGAGCAACTGCTCAATGATGTAA